Proteins from a genomic interval of Chitinophagales bacterium:
- a CDS encoding pentapeptide repeat-containing protein, with protein sequence MTVQKLLAAYAAGQRDFREADLSGAYLRGADLRGSDLSEASLSGADLSEANLSEAYLTGAYLKGANLSGVNLSRADLRGANLSRANLSGADLRGANLRGAELSGAYLMEANLTDVIGYTPQ encoded by the coding sequence ATGACCGTACAAAAATTATTGGCAGCTTATGCCGCAGGACAAAGAGATTTTAGAGAAGCCGACCTAAGTGGTGCCTACCTAAGAGGAGCCGACCTAAGAGGATCTGACCTAAGTGAAGCCTCCCTAAGTGGAGCCGACCTAAGTGAAGCCAACCTAAGTGAAGCCTACCTAACGGGAGCCTACCTAAAGGGAGCCAACCTAAGTGGTGTCAACCTAAGTAGAGCCGACCTAAGAGGAGCCAACCTAAGTAGAGCCAATCTAAGTGGTGCCGACCTAAGAGGAGCTAACCTAAGAGGAGCCGAACTAAGTGGTGCCTACCTAATGGAAGCCAACCTAACTGATGTAATAGGCTACACCCCTCAATAA
- a CDS encoding pentapeptide repeat-containing protein, translated as MTAQELLAAYATGQRDFKGADLREAKLLQVNLSGADLRGINLSGVNLCGADLSGADLSGADLSDAYLRRAGLGRVNLTDADLREADLRGAYLIGANLSGADLSGANLIGANLSRTDLRGINLRGIKLVEAELIKADLREADLSKAYLFRAYLIEADLTFANLSGADLSGADLRKADLSNADLSGTILCGADLGGANLSGADLTNANLTRAYLSGANLTGANLTGANLTKANLTNVIGYTPE; from the coding sequence ATGACCGCACAAGAATTATTGGCAGCTTATGCCACAGGACAAAGAGATTTTAAAGGAGCTGACCTAAGAGAAGCCAAGCTACTTCAAGTCAACCTAAGTGGAGCCGACCTAAGAGGCATCAACCTAAGTGGAGTCAACCTATGTGGAGCCGACCTAAGTGGAGCCGACCTAAGTGGAGCCGACCTAAGTGATGCCTACCTAAGAAGAGCCGGACTAGGTAGAGTCAATCTTACAGATGCTGACCTAAGAGAAGCCGACCTAAGAGGAGCCTACCTAATTGGAGCCAACCTAAGTGGAGCCGACCTAAGTGGAGCCAACCTAATTGGAGCCAACCTAAGTAGAACCGACCTAAGAGGCATCAACCTAAGAGGCATCAAGCTAGTAGAAGCCGAACTAATAAAAGCCGACCTAAGAGAAGCCGACCTAAGTAAAGCCTACCTATTTCGAGCCTACCTAATAGAAGCCGACCTAACTTTTGCCAACCTAAGTGGAGCCGACTTAAGTGGAGCAGACCTAAGAAAAGCCGACCTAAGTAATGCCGACCTAAGTGGAACAATCCTATGTGGAGCCGACCTAGGTGGAGCCAACTTAAGTGGAGCCGACCTAACTAATGCGAACCTAACTAGAGCCTACCTAAGTGGTGCCAACTTAACTGGAGCCAACCTAACTGGTGCCAACCTAACTAAAGCCAACCTAACTAACGTAATAGGCTACACCCCTGAATAA
- a CDS encoding pentapeptide repeat-containing protein, giving the protein MSRDELVSACAAGQTLFETVELEGVDLSGINLTDIWLTNANLSGTNLSGANLTNVNLKEANLSGANLTDANLTDACIGNANLSGANLTGANLTKVDLSDAILTNVIGYTP; this is encoded by the coding sequence ATGTCTCGAGACGAATTAGTGAGCGCATGTGCCGCAGGGCAAACATTATTTGAGACAGTCGAGCTAGAGGGTGTTGACCTAAGTGGTATCAACCTAACTGATATCTGGCTAACTAATGCCAATCTAAGTGGCACCAACCTAAGTGGTGCCAACCTAACTAATGTTAACCTAAAAGAAGCCAATCTAAGTGGTGCCAATCTAACCGATGCCAATCTAACGGATGCTTGTATAGGTAATGCCAACTTAAGTGGAGCTAACCTAACGGGTGCCAACTTAACTAAAGTTGACCTAAGCGATGCCATCCTAACTAACGTAATAGGCTACACCCCTTAA
- a CDS encoding ATP-dependent helicase, producing MPDPKKDKNEQEEQISSFLGKFAAYFESDNTAEYDEYEGEQSEFERLTIEDYVEPYMPENVAERIQRLQQIAASIEGKVITDVENHQLPTDKEFSIDYKNSLNPSQFLAATTLKGSILVIAGAGSGKTRTITYRLSYMIESGIPPESILLLTFTRKAAHEMVKRSSQLLQNKAVDRVMRGTYHAFSNHILRKYAKIIGLSANFTIIDTVDSQDIIDLIRNELNFTKKSRAFPRKNRVQNIISKSRNCNIPIKSVLEREYTALLEFEEELVSIANVYKKYKRGNQILDYDDLMEILRDALRDNLQFRRKVQADFQYIMVDEFQDTNVVQKEIVDLIAKKNRNLMIVGDDSQSIYAFRGANFENILTFPATYPECKVIKLEQNYRSTQDILNFTNNIVKNAKIGYPKKLFSTNANQWKPIICKFYDQEEEADFIADKIMELREKDISLDQVAVLYRNTFHGNFIQAALLQRNIPYVVVGGIKFVERRHVKDIIAYLRLILNPLDAVSWNRILKMISGIGKVTASKIVDEIAKNKGKIDFTNFEKRKYGSALTDLQDALNKAANPNIPIASKIDILRKYYTPLLKLKEDDYETRLKDVEVLYTLACRYENLEKFLSDFALDPPSAKFQDQVRPLIDESEDKPVTLSTIHSAKGLEWYAVFVPHLIDGVFPSSRSLSNIDDMEEERRLFYVACSRAKEQLYLTLPSYVFSWDQTYTMPSRFLIEVEKELYRVEDES from the coding sequence ATGCCCGACCCTAAAAAAGACAAAAACGAACAAGAAGAACAAATTAGCTCCTTTCTCGGCAAATTTGCGGCGTATTTTGAGTCGGATAATACGGCTGAATACGATGAGTATGAAGGAGAACAAAGTGAGTTTGAACGCTTGACCATTGAAGACTATGTAGAGCCGTATATGCCCGAAAATGTGGCGGAGAGGATTCAGCGATTGCAGCAAATAGCGGCTTCAATTGAAGGAAAGGTAATTACGGATGTTGAAAACCACCAACTTCCAACGGATAAAGAATTTTCGATTGACTACAAAAACAGTTTGAATCCGAGTCAATTTTTGGCGGCAACGACATTGAAAGGCAGCATTTTGGTCATTGCAGGGGCAGGCAGTGGCAAGACCCGCACGATTACCTACCGATTGAGTTATATGATAGAAAGTGGAATTCCGCCCGAAAGCATTTTGCTGCTGACTTTCACCCGAAAAGCGGCACACGAAATGGTCAAACGGAGTTCGCAGCTTTTGCAGAACAAGGCGGTTGATAGGGTAATGCGGGGAACTTACCATGCTTTTTCGAATCACATCCTCCGCAAATACGCCAAAATCATCGGACTTTCTGCCAATTTCACCATCATTGATACTGTGGATTCGCAGGATATTATAGACTTGATTCGCAATGAGTTGAACTTCACCAAAAAGAGCCGAGCCTTCCCCCGCAAGAATCGGGTGCAAAACATCATCTCGAAATCCCGCAACTGCAATATCCCTATCAAAAGTGTTTTGGAGCGAGAATACACCGCTTTGTTGGAGTTTGAAGAAGAATTGGTATCTATTGCGAATGTGTATAAAAAGTACAAACGGGGAAACCAGATTTTGGACTACGATGATTTGATGGAGATTTTGCGGGATGCTTTGAGGGACAACCTTCAATTTAGGCGCAAGGTTCAGGCGGATTTTCAGTACATTATGGTCGACGAGTTTCAAGATACCAATGTGGTACAGAAAGAAATTGTGGATTTGATTGCGAAAAAGAACCGAAATTTGATGATTGTAGGCGATGATTCTCAAAGTATTTACGCTTTTCGTGGGGCGAATTTTGAAAATATTTTGACCTTCCCTGCTACCTATCCCGAATGTAAGGTCATCAAATTGGAGCAAAATTATCGAAGTACGCAAGATATTCTGAACTTTACGAATAACATCGTCAAAAATGCCAAAATTGGCTATCCCAAAAAGCTGTTTTCGACCAATGCCAATCAATGGAAGCCCATTATCTGCAAATTTTATGATCAAGAAGAAGAGGCGGATTTCATTGCAGATAAAATCATGGAACTGCGTGAAAAAGACATTTCACTCGACCAAGTAGCCGTTTTGTACCGCAATACTTTTCATGGAAATTTTATACAAGCGGCTTTGCTTCAACGTAATATCCCCTATGTGGTAGTGGGTGGAATCAAGTTTGTGGAGCGGCGACATGTCAAAGACATCATTGCTTACCTTCGGTTGATACTCAATCCATTGGATGCGGTGTCGTGGAATCGAATATTGAAGATGATTTCAGGCATTGGCAAGGTGACAGCGAGTAAAATCGTTGACGAAATCGCCAAAAACAAGGGCAAAATTGACTTTACCAATTTTGAAAAACGCAAATACGGTTCTGCGCTTACCGACCTGCAAGATGCCCTCAACAAGGCTGCAAATCCGAATATTCCGATTGCGTCGAAAATAGATATTTTGCGAAAATACTACACGCCTTTGTTGAAGCTAAAAGAGGACGATTACGAAACCCGACTGAAGGATGTGGAAGTGCTTTATACGCTTGCTTGCCGCTACGAAAACCTCGAAAAGTTTTTGTCCGATTTTGCGCTTGACCCGCCTTCTGCCAAGTTTCAAGACCAAGTGCGTCCACTGATTGACGAAAGTGAGGACAAACCTGTGACGCTTTCCACGATTCACTCTGCAAAAGGTTTGGAGTGGTACGCTGTTTTTGTGCCACATTTGATTGATGGCGTATTCCCGTCTTCTCGTTCATTGAGCAATATTGACGATATGGAGGAAGAACGGCGCTTGTTTTATGTGGCTTGCAGTCGGGCGAAGGAACAGTTGTATTTGACTTTGCCTTCTTATGTTTTTTCTTGGGATCAGACTTATACGATGCCTTCTCGGTTTTTGATTGAAGTGGAGAAGGAGTTGTATCGGGTGGAGGATGAGAGTTGA
- a CDS encoding ATP-binding protein: protein MENRIIGRKKESEILKQALDSHEAEMVSVIGRRRIGKTFLVTSTYQDKIVFELTGIQNASLKTQLTNFRDVLEESMDIPFPMEVPSDWTTAFRLLKTYLKPKLGDYKKVIFFDELPWLASHKSGFLQAFGYFWNSWASRQNLVVVICGSAASWMIQKVVNNKGGLHNRITQRIELKPFNLSETKQYLQSRNIFFDHYQILQIYMVLGGVPHYLKEIRPGKSAIQNIDEICFSDTGLLKNEFVNLYAALFKNADKHTEVIRALAGIRSGMTRLEIGEQLKLQSGGGLTTILNELEQSGFIASYFPFGKKKRAKLYRLTDEYSLFYLKFMETRVQGGQGTWKHLSQTQTYKSWSGYAFESICLKHLAQIKKALGISGVYALSSTFYKKGNSAEKGAQIDLLLDRNDHVINLFEIKFYNDEWSLTKMMADELKTKKSVFKRYTNTKKQIFWTLITTFDLQHNQHSLGLIDNILTMDVLFEA, encoded by the coding sequence ATGGAGAATAGAATCATCGGTCGAAAAAAGGAAAGCGAAATCTTAAAACAGGCTTTAGATTCTCACGAAGCAGAGATGGTTTCGGTGATTGGTAGAAGGCGTATCGGCAAAACGTTCTTGGTGACTTCTACTTATCAAGATAAAATTGTGTTTGAACTAACTGGAATTCAAAATGCGTCCTTAAAAACACAGCTTACCAATTTTCGGGATGTACTGGAGGAATCTATGGATATACCCTTTCCTATGGAAGTTCCTAGTGATTGGACAACTGCTTTTCGATTGCTAAAAACTTATTTGAAGCCAAAGTTGGGCGACTACAAAAAAGTGATTTTTTTTGATGAATTGCCTTGGCTCGCAAGTCACAAGTCGGGCTTTTTACAGGCATTTGGGTACTTTTGGAATAGTTGGGCTTCGCGTCAAAACTTGGTAGTGGTCATTTGCGGTTCGGCAGCTTCTTGGATGATTCAAAAGGTGGTCAACAATAAAGGAGGGCTTCACAATAGAATCACGCAAAGGATTGAATTGAAGCCTTTTAATTTAAGCGAAACCAAACAATATCTGCAATCTCGAAACATATTTTTTGATCATTATCAGATTCTACAAATCTATATGGTTTTGGGAGGAGTTCCCCATTATTTGAAGGAAATCAGGCCTGGCAAAAGTGCTATTCAAAACATTGACGAAATTTGTTTTTCGGATACAGGATTGCTGAAAAATGAGTTTGTGAATCTGTATGCGGCTCTTTTTAAAAATGCAGACAAGCATACAGAAGTGATCAGAGCATTGGCAGGCATCAGGAGCGGAATGACCAGATTGGAAATTGGCGAACAACTCAAACTTCAAAGTGGAGGGGGCTTGACAACTATCTTGAATGAACTCGAACAATCTGGTTTCATAGCAAGTTACTTTCCGTTTGGGAAAAAGAAAAGAGCGAAATTGTACCGTTTGACAGACGAATATTCCTTATTTTATCTAAAATTTATGGAAACAAGGGTGCAAGGTGGACAAGGAACCTGGAAACACCTTAGTCAGACACAGACCTACAAATCGTGGAGTGGATATGCTTTTGAAAGCATCTGCCTCAAACATTTGGCACAAATCAAGAAGGCTTTGGGCATTTCGGGGGTATATGCTTTGTCTTCGACCTTTTACAAAAAGGGAAATTCTGCGGAAAAAGGGGCACAAATTGACTTGTTGTTGGATCGAAATGACCACGTAATCAACTTATTTGAAATTAAGTTTTACAACGATGAATGGAGTCTGACTAAAATGATGGCAGATGAATTGAAAACGAAAAAAAGTGTCTTTAAAAGATATACAAACACCAAAAAGCAAATTTTTTGGACACTCATCACTACTTTTGATTTGCAACACAATCAGCACAGTTTAGGCTTGATAGACAATATTTTGACAATGGATGTTTTGTTTGAAGCCTAA
- the rffA gene encoding dTDP-4-amino-4,6-dideoxygalactose transaminase yields MFAILLDIQPEDEVIIPAYTFVSTANAFVLRGAKIVFTDSLPNHPNIDPSKIEALITSKTKAIVVVHYAGIACDMNAIQAIADKHGLAIIEDAAQAIDAFYKGKPLGGIGDLAAFSFHETKNIIAGEGGMLAVNDARFAKRAEVIWEKGTNRSAFFRGEVDKYGWMDVGSSFLPSEIVAAFLYAQIEELPQIQAKRKSIWKRYFDELQPLQQEGKLQLPYIPNFATNNGHLFYLTCNSLSERTALIQHLRKNDIHAVFHYLSLHLSPFYASKHDGRELPNCERFADCLVRLPLFFELKESEQMRVLECVRSFYTE; encoded by the coding sequence TTGTTTGCAATCTTATTGGACATACAGCCAGAAGATGAGGTCATCATACCTGCCTACACCTTCGTTTCGACCGCCAATGCCTTCGTATTGCGGGGCGCAAAAATCGTGTTTACAGATAGTTTGCCGAATCATCCCAATATAGACCCCTCTAAAATTGAAGCCTTGATTACCTCCAAAACCAAAGCCATTGTCGTAGTGCATTATGCAGGAATTGCCTGTGATATGAATGCCATACAAGCGATTGCAGACAAGCATGGTTTGGCTATTATTGAAGATGCAGCGCAAGCCATAGATGCTTTTTACAAAGGAAAACCATTGGGAGGCATTGGAGATTTGGCAGCTTTTTCGTTTCATGAGACCAAAAACATCATTGCAGGAGAGGGCGGAATGTTGGCGGTGAACGATGCTCGATTTGCGAAGCGAGCAGAAGTTATTTGGGAAAAAGGTACGAATCGTTCGGCATTTTTTAGGGGAGAAGTCGATAAATACGGATGGATGGATGTCGGGTCTTCTTTTTTGCCCTCCGAAATTGTCGCTGCTTTTTTGTATGCTCAAATTGAAGAACTGCCTCAAATTCAAGCGAAAAGAAAATCTATTTGGAAAAGGTATTTTGACGAATTGCAGCCCCTTCAACAAGAAGGAAAACTTCAATTACCCTATATTCCCAATTTCGCCACCAACAATGGACACCTTTTTTACCTCACCTGCAACAGCTTATCAGAGCGCACTGCCTTGATTCAACATCTCCGCAAAAACGACATTCACGCTGTTTTCCACTACCTCTCTCTCCACCTAAGTCCCTTTTATGCCTCCAAACACGATGGTCGAGAATTGCCCAATTGTGAGCGCTTTGCAGATTGTTTGGTGCGATTGCCACTGTTTTTTGAATTGAAGGAATCAGAGCAGATGAGGGTCTTGGAGTGTGTGAGAAGTTTTTACACAGAGTAG